From the Pongo pygmaeus isolate AG05252 chromosome X, NHGRI_mPonPyg2-v2.0_pri, whole genome shotgun sequence genome, one window contains:
- the SATL1 gene encoding spermidine/spermine N(1)-acetyltransferase-like protein 1 isoform X2 encodes MNQSGTNQSSLSDSSQAGINQPSTSSLGMNQMDMNQRSASLYEMNQVDMKQPSMSQAGMRQSGTNLPDINQPDMKQPGTWQLGRSQPGMLQQELSQLVLSKAGISQPDPSQPGPSQSGPSQSSMRQIGTNQSGMSQPVMQQLDSQSGGSQPSMRQVGTSQSGTSQIGMSQPGTWQTGLSQPVPRQPNMSPPGMWQPGMRQPGISQQVPSHPDMSQPGIWQPGMSQQVPSQPGIRQPDTSQSCKNQTDMSQPDTNQSSLSDSNQTGINQPSPSLVGMKQLDMNQWSASLYEMNQVDMKQPSMSQDGTRQSGTNLPDINQPGMKQPGTWQLGRSQPRMWPQSLSQLVLSEAGISQPGPSQPGPSQSGPRQSSTSQAGTNQSGISQPLMWQLDMRQSGRSQPSMRQVGTSQSGTSQIGMSQPGTWQTGLSQPVPRQPNKSPPGMWQPGMWQSGMWQPGISQQVPSQLGMRQPGTRQSSKNQTGMSHPGRGQPGIWEPGPSHPGLSQQDLNQLVLSQPGLSQPGRSQPSVIQMGMRQTSMDYFQIRRAEARDCPEILRLIKELAACENMLDAMELTAADLLRDGFGDNPLFYCLIAEVNDQQKPSGKLTVGFAMYYFTYDSRTGKVLYLEDFYVTQAYQDSHHNSM; translated from the exons ATGAACCAATCAGGCACGAACCAATCAAGTTTATCAGACTCGAGCCAAGCAGGCATAAACCAGCCAAGCACAAGCTCACTTGGTATGAACCAAATGGACATGAACCAACGGAGTGCAAGCCTATATGAAATGAACCAAGTGGACATGAAACAACCAAGCATGAGCCAAGCTGGCATGAGGCAATCAGGTACAAACCTACCAGACATAAACCAACCCGACATGAAACAACCAGGCACATGGCAATTAGGTAGGAGCCAACCAGGCATGCTGCAACAAGAACTGAGCCAACTAGTCCTGAGCAAAGCAGGCATAAGCCAACCAGACCCATCGCAACCAGGCCCAAGCCAATCAGGCCCTAGCCAATCAAGCATGAGGCAAATAGGCACGAACCAATCAGGTATGAGCCAACCAGTGATGCAGCAACTAGACAGCCAGTCAGGTGGGAGCCAACCAAGCATGAGACAAGTAGGCACCAGCCAATCAGGCACAAGCcaaataggcatgagccaaccagGCACATGGCAAACAGGCCTGAGCCAACCAGTCCCGAGGCAACCAAACATGAGTCCACCAGGCATGTGGCAACCAGGCATGCGACAACCAGGCATCAGCCAGCAAGTCCCAAGCCACCCAGACATGAGTCAACCAGGCATATGGCAACCAGGCATGAGCCAGCAAGTCCCCAGCCAACCAGGCATAAGGCAACCAGACACTAGCCAATCATGTAAGAACCAAACAGACATGAGCCAACCAGACACAAACCAATCAAGTTTATCAGATTCCAACCAAACAGGTATAAACCAGCCAAGCCCAAGCTTAGTTGGTATGAAGCAACTGGACATGAACCAATGGAGTGCAAGCCTATATGAAATGAACCAAGTGGACATGAAACAACCAAgcatgagccaagatggcacgaGGCAATCAGGTACAAACCTACCAGACATAAACCAACCTGGCATGAAACAACCAGGCACATGGCAATTAGGTAGGAGCCAACCACGCATGTGGCCACAAAGCCTGAGCCAACTAGTCCTGAGTGAAGCAGGCATAAGCCAACCAGGTCCATCGCAACCAGGCCCAAGCCAATCAGGCCCCAGACAATCAAGCACGAGCCAAGCAGGCACAAACCAATCAGGTATAAGCCAACCACTGATGTGGCAACTAGACATGAGACAGTCAGGTAGGAGCCAACCAAGCATGAGACAAGTAGGCACCAGCCAATCAGGCACAAGCcaaataggcatgagccaaccagGCACATGGCAAACAGGCCTGAGCCAACCAGTCCCGAGGCAACCAAACAAGAGTCCACCAGGCATGTGGCAACCAGGCATGTGGCAATCAGGCATGTGGCAACCAGGCATAAGCCAGCAAGTCCCCAGCCAACTGGGCATGAGACAACCAGGCACTAGACAATCAAGTAAGAACcaaacaggcatgagccatccagGCAGGGGTCAACCAGGCATATGGGAACCGGGGCCGAGTCACCCAGGCCTGAGCCAACAAGACCTGAACCAATTAGTGCTGAGCCAACCAGGCCTGAGTCAACCAGGCAGGAGCCAACCAAGTGTGATCCAAATGGGCATGAGGCAAACAAGCATGGATTACTTTCAAATAAGACGTGCAGAGGCTAGAGACTGCCCAGAAATTTTGCGACTGATTAAA GAATTGGCTGCCTGTGAAAACATGCTAGATGCAATGGAGTTAACAGCAGCTG ATTTACTCAGAGATGGCTTTGGGGACAATCCCCTTTTCTACTGCCTGATTGCAGAAGTAAACGATCAACAAAAACCATCAG